One genomic segment of Motacilla alba alba isolate MOTALB_02 chromosome 1A, Motacilla_alba_V1.0_pri, whole genome shotgun sequence includes these proteins:
- the LOC119707967 gene encoding inositol 1,4,5-trisphosphate receptor-interacting protein-like 1: protein MKAGSNEDVNDGEDNVDGQEEYMDVKVQESGDASEQGSRDCTGQEDSNERGNEAAHSAFAGTEEEKKEVLEGDGNDRKQDEEQGDVNVEADKEEDRKEGEQGNVAAREKEDSDGGKEESGSGGSEDREDTQDVWNELGLLLVDQIEWPVEDLERGCSVTAELMKSFSRVFVDSASNSFYPVPQEAIGVGSAFEGWSPRDWDGVYRVLVPLDPPPGHTFQLELNSAGPMAARTFSVRVELVCTCKREQLDKKLLCFLHHSQEELRRKQKRSLLETLCTGSYLDVEKTSHWFRQLVRCSWLHVPQSYSWHLVFQPSSRSCQFQLSKGKERLTVEMLFGVRQGDSDIFVVSQPTEAQKGGSLSFVSSQPAQANFIASTAWPETYAAAEAKFFQHIARQLPCESLHLKCLQLFTCILRDTGLSSSTWKTVVMHMLTIVPLSRWCRREFARRLWDTMAYLHCCLQLKRLDHFVLGNERLPAEISLPPAMRRVEPLNLFERLARDPAAHGQAMQAYGQLHFHLWMLLCNQ from the coding sequence ATGAAGGCAGGCAGCAACGAGGATGTAAATGATGGGGAAGACAACGTGGATGGACAGGAAGAATACATGGATGTGAAGGTGCAGGAAAGCGGTGATGCCAGTGAacaggggagcagggattgCACTGGGCAGGAAGACAGCAATGAACGTGGGAATGAAGCAGCCCATAGTGCTTTTGCTggcacagaagaagaaaagaaggaagttcTAGAAGGAGATGGCAATGATAGAAAGCAGGATGAAGAACAGGGTGATGTGAATGTGGAGGCAGACAAGGAGGAGGATAGGAAAGAAGGTGAACAAGGTAACGTGGCTGCTAGGGAAAAAGAGGACAGTGATGGTGGCAAGGAAGAAAGCGGCAGCGGTGGAAGTGAAGACAGAGAGGACACCCAAGATGTTTGGAATGAGCTAGGCCTCCTTTTAGTAGATCAGATAGAGTGGCCTGTGGAGGACCTGGAGAGAGGTTGCTCAGTGACAGCTGAGCTGATGAAGAGCTTCAGCCGTGTCTTTGTGGACAGCGCCAGCAATAGCTTCTACCCAGTGCCTCAGGAAGCCATCGGGGTGGGCAGTGCCTTTGAGGGCTGGAGTCCCCGTGACTGGGATGGCGTGTACCGTGTGCTGGTCCCACTGGATCCCCCACCAGGGCACAccttccagctggagctgaacagTGCAGGGCCGATGGCGGCAAGGACCTTCAGCGTCCGTGTGGAGCTGGTGTGCACGTGcaagagggagcagctggacaaGAAGCTCTTGTGCTTCCTGCACCACTCGCAGGAGGAGCTGCGGCGGAAGCAGAAGCGCAGCCTCCTAGAGACACTCTGCACCGGCTCCTACCTGGACGTGGAAAAAACCTCCCACTGGTTCCGCCAGCTGGTGAGATGCTCGTGGCTGCACGTGCCTCAGTCATACTCGTGGCACTTGGTGTTTCAGCCCAGCAGCCGGTCCTGCCAATTCCAGCTGAGCAAAGGCAAGGAGAGGCTGACGGTGGAGATGCTCTTCGGGGTGCGCCAAGGGGACTCGGACATCTTTGTGGTCAGCCAGCCCACGGAGGCCCAGAAAGGTGGCTCCCTCAGCTTTGTGAGCAGCCAGCCCGCCCAGGCCAACTTCATTGCAAGCACAGCGTGGCCCGAGACGTACGCTGCGGCAGAGGCAAAATTCTTCCAGCACATCGCCAGGCAGCTGCCGTGTGAGAGCTTGCACCTGAAatgcctgcagctcttcacctGCATCCTGAGGGACACAGGTCTTTCCAGCTCTACCTGGAAGACTGTGGTCATGCACATGCTGACCATAGTACCTCTGTCCCGCTGGTGCAGGAGGGAATTTGCACGGCGGCTGTGGGACACCATGGCctacctgcactgctgcctgcagctgaaacGCCTGGACCACTTTGTGCTGGGCAATGAGAGGCTTCCTGCAGAGATCAGCTTGCCGCCGGCAATGCGAAGGGTTGAGCCGCTCAACCTCTTCGAGCGCCTGGCCCGAGATCCGGCCGCCCACGGACAGGCGATGCAAGCTTATGGTCAGCTGCACTTTCACCTCTGGATGCTGCTCTGCAACCAGTGA